The proteins below are encoded in one region of Candidatus Flexicrinis proximus:
- the iolC gene encoding 5-dehydro-2-deoxygluconokinase — MAKLDLLCMGRSSLDLYSNDVGSPFEKIRSFAAYVGGSPTNIAVGARRLGLNSGILTAVGEDPVGDFILHFLANEGFDVSMIPRKASNRTSAVVLGIEPPDRFPLVYYRANNADIELTIDDILRSPINETAIFQFAGTNLSKEPSRSATMFAAEKAKEQGATVVFDIDFRPDQWHDVRAFGVVVRSVLRLVDIVIGTDDEINAATMTRSEQLTVTHSQMSGAHVTGTGDAVLQLLALGSRAIVQKLGPNGATVHLQTGETVPVPGYPVTVVNVLGAGDAFAAGFLYGMSKKWSWYKAARLGNACGAILVTKHGCAEYMPTMTEIETFVAPFGGLE; from the coding sequence ATGGCAAAACTAGATTTGCTATGTATGGGTCGTAGTTCGCTAGATCTCTATTCAAATGACGTTGGCTCCCCATTTGAGAAGATCCGAAGTTTCGCAGCCTATGTTGGTGGGTCTCCAACTAACATTGCAGTCGGTGCGCGTCGGCTTGGACTGAACAGTGGAATTCTCACCGCAGTCGGAGAAGATCCGGTTGGCGATTTCATCCTTCACTTTCTCGCAAATGAGGGATTCGATGTATCGATGATCCCGCGTAAAGCGTCAAATCGCACCAGTGCGGTTGTTCTGGGTATAGAGCCGCCTGATAGGTTTCCGCTAGTCTACTATCGGGCTAACAACGCCGATATTGAACTGACGATAGACGACATACTACGTTCTCCGATCAACGAGACGGCTATTTTTCAGTTTGCTGGCACGAACTTATCAAAAGAGCCCAGCAGAAGTGCAACAATGTTTGCAGCCGAGAAGGCCAAGGAACAAGGGGCGACAGTTGTCTTTGACATCGACTTCAGGCCTGACCAATGGCATGACGTTCGAGCATTTGGTGTTGTAGTTCGCTCAGTGCTTAGGCTTGTCGACATTGTTATAGGCACGGACGATGAGATTAATGCAGCAACTATGACCAGGTCTGAGCAGCTCACGGTTACGCACTCTCAAATGTCAGGCGCGCACGTAACCGGAACTGGTGATGCAGTCTTGCAACTCCTGGCGTTGGGTTCTCGGGCCATCGTACAGAAATTGGGACCAAACGGGGCTACCGTACACCTACAGACTGGCGAAACTGTGCCTGTACCCGGCTATCCAGTGACGGTTGTAAACGTACTGGGAGCCGGCGATGCATTTGCTGCCGGATTTCTGTACGGGATGAGTAAGAAATGGTCCTGGTATAAGGCAGCCCGGCTTGGAAACGCCTGCGGTGCAATTCTAGTAACAAAACACGGATGTGCCGAGTATATGCCAACAATGACTGAAATCGAGACGTTTGTCGCTCCGTTTGGAGGCCTGGAATGA
- the iolB gene encoding 5-deoxy-glucuronate isomerase — MDGGSEGEFSSVNAVDAGWQYLNMSVYRLSSGSSRRGNTGGHELVHVILGGRCTIETSAGTFAGIGRRPNVFGGLPYALYLSLNTDYLITAETDNTEVATCWVPAESAFPARLITPADAHIELRGGENASRQITSIIPPGFPCQRIVCVEVYTPGGNWSSYPPHKHDVHRVSEDGSLLEADLEEIYFYKFDRPEGYAYQRVYTDDRSLDELMLAQNHDAVLVPEGYHPVVSAHGYTTYYCNFLAGSAQSLANSDDPAYAWVKSSWKVIDPRLPIVTHADS; from the coding sequence ATGGACGGCGGCAGCGAAGGAGAGTTCTCTTCAGTTAATGCTGTCGATGCCGGTTGGCAGTATCTGAATATGTCTGTCTACCGCCTGAGTTCAGGATCATCACGTCGCGGGAATACGGGAGGGCATGAACTGGTTCATGTCATACTTGGCGGGCGCTGTACCATCGAGACGAGCGCTGGTACTTTTGCTGGTATTGGGCGACGGCCAAATGTATTTGGGGGATTACCATATGCACTTTACCTTTCCCTGAATACGGATTATCTCATTACCGCTGAGACCGACAATACAGAGGTGGCGACCTGCTGGGTTCCTGCTGAGAGCGCTTTTCCAGCCCGGCTAATCACACCTGCGGACGCACACATCGAGCTTCGTGGTGGTGAGAACGCGTCACGCCAGATAACCAGCATCATTCCGCCCGGATTTCCGTGCCAGCGTATTGTCTGTGTTGAGGTTTATACGCCTGGCGGGAACTGGTCGAGTTATCCTCCGCATAAGCACGACGTCCACCGAGTCTCTGAAGATGGTAGCCTCCTCGAGGCCGATCTGGAAGAAATTTACTTCTACAAGTTTGACAGGCCTGAAGGCTACGCCTATCAGAGGGTCTATACCGATGATCGGTCGCTTGACGAACTGATGCTGGCGCAGAACCATGATGCAGTCCTTGTGCCGGAAGGGTATCACCCGGTTGTGAGTGCACACGGATACACTACTTATTACTGCAACTTCCTCGCGGGATCAGCACAATCGCTGGCAAACTCTGACGATCCCGCCTACGCATGGGTCAAGAGTAGTTGGAAAGTGATCGATCCGCGTCTGCCAATCGTTACTCACGCGGACTCATAG
- the iolD gene encoding 3D-(3,5/4)-trihydroxycyclohexane-1,2-dione acylhydrolase (decyclizing), protein MDTKRLTMAQAVIEFLQQQYVQRDGNRNPFFAGCWGIFGHGNVAGIGQALQQYAETFRYYQSRNEQAQVHCAVAYAKAKNRLQTFACTSSIGPGATNMVTGAAVATVNRLPVLLLPGDIFAERIQAPVLQQLESEHSQDFSVNDVFKPVSRYWDRINRPEQLITSLPEVMRVLTSPSETGAVTLCLPQDVQTEAFDYPTPLFEPRVWLIPRNRPDRTLLQKAAQLVRSASHPLIIAGGGVHYSEAHASLRAFAEKHGIPVSETQAGKGVLSYNHPLNLGAIGATGTPGANLTAHDADLVIGVGTRYSDFTSASKAAFQNPDITFININVAEFDSYKHNALALTGDALVTLDELSAAIGDWHTGTDFQQRIAEYVSAWDSEVQRIYDLEHGPLISQGEVIGVINTLSRPQDVVLCAAGSLPGDLHKLWRTRDTKGYHLEYGYSTMGYEIAGGLGVKMAQPERDVYVMVGDASYLMMNTEIVTMNQEGIKVIIVLLDNHGYASIGGLSKSVGSDGFGTKYRYRGDSGQLDGEPLALDFGANAASLGATVILAKNREDLANAVKKAQDHSGGPVCIVIETDRAQRVGGYASWWDVAIAETSNNAAVQQARIDYELKKAKQRGYFEPLIPG, encoded by the coding sequence ATGGACACCAAAAGGCTGACGATGGCCCAGGCCGTCATAGAATTCCTGCAGCAGCAGTATGTTCAACGCGATGGAAATCGGAACCCGTTTTTTGCTGGATGCTGGGGAATCTTCGGTCATGGAAATGTTGCAGGAATTGGACAAGCCCTTCAGCAATATGCAGAGACCTTTCGCTACTACCAGAGTCGAAACGAGCAGGCGCAGGTACATTGTGCCGTCGCCTATGCCAAGGCGAAGAACCGCTTACAGACGTTCGCCTGCACTTCTTCAATCGGACCTGGTGCCACGAATATGGTCACTGGTGCCGCCGTCGCTACAGTCAACCGCCTTCCTGTTTTGCTCTTACCTGGAGACATCTTCGCAGAACGCATTCAGGCGCCAGTATTACAGCAGCTTGAGTCAGAACACTCGCAAGACTTTTCGGTCAACGATGTGTTCAAGCCGGTATCCCGTTACTGGGACAGAATTAACAGGCCAGAACAACTCATCACATCCCTTCCAGAAGTTATGCGGGTTCTCACATCGCCATCGGAAACAGGCGCAGTGACACTATGCCTGCCCCAGGATGTCCAAACCGAGGCATTCGACTACCCTACCCCGCTGTTTGAACCCCGAGTCTGGCTGATTCCGCGCAATCGCCCGGACAGGACTCTGCTCCAGAAGGCCGCTCAGCTTGTGCGCAGCGCGTCACATCCGCTTATCATAGCCGGGGGTGGCGTGCACTACTCTGAGGCTCACGCGTCGTTACGTGCATTCGCCGAGAAGCACGGTATTCCGGTTTCAGAGACCCAGGCCGGAAAAGGTGTACTCAGCTATAACCACCCTCTAAATCTTGGCGCAATTGGAGCTACTGGAACGCCTGGAGCCAATCTGACAGCGCACGATGCCGACCTCGTCATTGGCGTTGGCACGCGGTACTCGGATTTTACCAGCGCCTCGAAGGCGGCTTTTCAGAACCCTGACATTACCTTTATCAACATAAACGTCGCCGAGTTCGATTCCTATAAACACAACGCACTAGCGCTCACTGGCGATGCCCTGGTCACACTGGATGAACTCAGTGCCGCAATCGGAGACTGGCACACTGGGACGGATTTCCAACAGCGTATAGCGGAGTACGTCAGCGCTTGGGATTCCGAAGTCCAGAGGATTTATGATCTTGAGCATGGCCCGCTCATCAGTCAGGGGGAAGTAATCGGCGTAATCAACACCCTTTCAAGGCCGCAGGATGTGGTGCTCTGCGCGGCAGGTAGCCTCCCCGGAGATCTGCATAAACTTTGGAGAACACGCGATACCAAGGGATACCACCTAGAATACGGCTATTCCACCATGGGCTATGAGATTGCCGGAGGGCTCGGCGTGAAAATGGCTCAACCAGAGCGTGATGTCTACGTCATGGTCGGCGACGCGTCGTATCTGATGATGAATACCGAAATAGTAACTATGAATCAGGAGGGGATTAAAGTCATTATCGTCCTTCTGGACAATCATGGTTACGCAAGTATTGGTGGTCTCTCAAAATCCGTTGGCAGCGACGGGTTCGGGACGAAATACCGCTACAGAGGCGATTCGGGACAATTGGATGGCGAGCCTCTAGCCTTAGATTTTGGTGCAAATGCTGCGAGCCTCGGAGCAACGGTTATTCTGGCCAAGAATCGTGAAGATCTGGCTAATGCCGTCAAGAAAGCCCAAGACCATAGTGGAGGGCCGGTGTGCATCGTAATCGAAACGGATCGCGCTCAGCGTGTTGGTGGCTACGCTTCGTGGTGGGATGTGGCAATTGCCGAAACGTCCAATAACGCTGCTGTGCAGCAGGCACGAATTGACTACGAACTCAAGAAAGCCAAACAGCGGGGCTATTTCGAGCCATTGATCCCAGGATAG
- the iolG gene encoding inositol 2-dehydrogenase — MLPASLRGDRSPATNDYRRLLENPQINAIVICSSTSTHADIIIEAANAGKHIFCEKPIDYDLERIDRALKAVEDAGVKLQIGFNRRFDANHRRVKQAIMNGEIGEPHLLHIVSRDPAPPPIEYVKVSGGLFFDMTIHDFDMARFLVGSEVDEIYAAGSVMVDAAIGEAGDIDTAVITLKFVNGVIGTIDNSRRAVYGYDQRVEVFGSGGSINTGNWFSNQATIQTTQGVWRDLPLHFFLERYADSFMTEMSEFAQAIRSDTIVPVSGIDGRIPVLMGMAAKRSHELNRPVKISEIEA; from the coding sequence GTGCTTCCCGCAAGTTTGCGCGGTGATCGATCGCCTGCAACCAACGACTATCGCAGGCTGCTTGAGAATCCGCAAATAAACGCAATTGTTATCTGTTCATCCACATCAACTCACGCGGATATCATTATCGAAGCCGCCAACGCGGGAAAGCACATCTTCTGCGAGAAGCCAATCGATTACGATCTGGAGCGAATTGACCGCGCCTTAAAAGCCGTTGAAGATGCCGGTGTTAAGCTGCAAATCGGATTCAACCGCCGATTCGATGCTAATCACCGGCGTGTAAAACAAGCGATCATGAACGGAGAAATTGGAGAACCCCATCTCTTACATATCGTAAGTCGAGACCCAGCCCCACCGCCTATTGAATACGTAAAGGTGTCTGGCGGGCTGTTTTTCGATATGACTATCCATGATTTTGATATGGCGCGCTTTTTGGTTGGGAGCGAGGTCGATGAAATCTACGCGGCTGGCAGCGTGATGGTTGACGCGGCCATAGGCGAAGCTGGTGATATTGACACTGCTGTGATCACGCTCAAGTTTGTCAACGGAGTCATAGGCACAATCGATAACAGCCGGCGCGCAGTATACGGGTATGACCAACGGGTCGAAGTATTCGGCAGTGGTGGCAGCATAAATACGGGAAATTGGTTCTCTAATCAGGCAACGATTCAAACGACTCAAGGGGTTTGGCGCGACCTTCCGCTTCACTTCTTCCTGGAACGGTACGCGGACAGCTTCATGACGGAAATGAGCGAATTTGCCCAGGCCATTCGCAGTGACACAATTGTGCCTGTCAGCGGTATCGACGGCCGTATCCCCGTTCTGATGGGCATGGCCGCAAAGAGGTCTCACGAACTTAATCGTCCTGTCAAGATCTCAGAAATTGAGGCGTGA
- a CDS encoding MaoC family dehydratase, which yields MSNSGLSFASLEDFVGSELGISDWMTVDQRRIDAFADVTQDHQWIHTDPERAAESTLGSTIAHGYLTLSLLSHLQFEIGAFPVDVSAILNYGLDRVRFLTPVKEGQRIRARLKLLLVETRPDGRKLMKLENTVEIEGNSKPALIAETLNLLIP from the coding sequence ATGTCCAACAGTGGCTTGAGTTTTGCCAGCCTGGAGGATTTCGTTGGCAGTGAACTCGGCATCTCTGACTGGATGACGGTAGATCAGCGACGAATCGATGCCTTTGCAGACGTAACCCAGGATCACCAGTGGATTCACACAGACCCGGAACGTGCCGCTGAAAGCACCCTCGGCTCAACAATTGCACATGGGTATCTGACACTTTCCCTTCTGTCGCACCTTCAGTTTGAGATCGGGGCGTTTCCTGTTGATGTTTCGGCCATCCTCAACTACGGGCTGGATCGCGTTCGTTTTTTGACCCCAGTGAAGGAGGGTCAACGAATTCGAGCAAGATTGAAACTGCTCCTGGTTGAAACCCGACCAGATGGTCGAAAACTCATGAAGCTGGAGAACACGGTTGAGATCGAGGGCAATTCAAAACCTGCCTTGATTGCAGAGACACTCAATTTACTTATCCCCTAA
- a CDS encoding AMP-binding protein, with protein sequence MNVGSLIAHHARYRPNHLAVVVEGHRLTFAEYNRRVNRLANALLGLGISKGDKVATLLPNCIELMEVYWAAAKIGAVTVPLSNLLRGRGLTTLLNDSDTRILFLNQAIKSEIDSIRAKLPGIVANGCILTDGSSASYANYQELVESASPAEPPEVDIQDLDPFNIVYSSGTTGLPKGIVLTHYVRAIYGSQFANAYRITPESIILHTGALVFNGAFLTFMPHMFLGATYILHKQFSPEALIETVATEKVTHIKMVPSQIVALLNHPRFDPTKLESLQMIGSVGAPLLREHKEALNRQLPNRFYELYGLTEGFMTIFDKNHPLSKIDSVGTPPPLMECRIVDDSGHEVQAGQIGEIIGRSPMLMAGYYKQPELTAQAVKNGWLYTGDLGYLDDDGFLYLVDRKKDLIISGGVNVYPRDIEEIVAQHPAVREVAVFGVPSEKWGETPVAAVTLKQQDAVTETDLRDWVNEHLEARYQRISAVMILEDFPRSAAGKTLKRVMRDEYWKDRQI encoded by the coding sequence TTGAACGTTGGAAGCCTAATCGCACATCATGCGCGTTATCGTCCGAATCATCTTGCGGTAGTGGTTGAGGGTCACCGACTAACGTTCGCGGAATACAACAGGCGCGTAAACCGGTTGGCCAACGCGCTATTGGGGCTAGGCATTTCTAAAGGCGATAAGGTTGCCACGCTGCTGCCAAACTGCATCGAACTTATGGAAGTCTATTGGGCTGCCGCGAAAATCGGTGCGGTGACCGTGCCGTTAAGCAACTTACTTCGCGGGCGTGGTCTGACTACCCTGTTGAACGATTCGGATACGCGGATTCTATTTCTTAACCAGGCAATCAAATCGGAGATTGATAGTATTCGAGCCAAGTTGCCCGGAATCGTAGCGAACGGTTGCATCTTGACGGACGGTAGTTCCGCCAGTTATGCGAACTACCAAGAGCTAGTGGAGTCCGCCAGTCCAGCTGAACCGCCGGAAGTAGACATTCAGGATTTGGACCCGTTCAACATCGTATATTCCAGTGGAACTACGGGGCTGCCCAAGGGAATAGTCCTCACCCACTATGTGCGTGCGATTTATGGGTCGCAGTTCGCAAACGCTTATAGGATTACCCCGGAAAGCATCATCCTCCATACAGGCGCTCTCGTTTTCAATGGAGCTTTCCTGACCTTTATGCCGCATATGTTTCTCGGCGCGACGTATATCCTACATAAGCAGTTCAGTCCAGAGGCGTTGATCGAAACCGTCGCCACTGAAAAGGTCACCCACATTAAGATGGTCCCAAGCCAGATTGTGGCGCTGCTCAATCATCCAAGGTTCGATCCCACCAAGCTTGAGTCACTTCAGATGATTGGTTCGGTCGGCGCACCACTTCTACGGGAGCATAAGGAAGCCTTAAATCGACAGCTGCCTAATCGATTCTATGAGCTGTACGGCCTCACCGAGGGATTTATGACGATCTTTGACAAGAATCACCCACTATCAAAGATTGACTCGGTCGGGACGCCTCCGCCTCTGATGGAGTGCCGGATTGTCGACGACTCCGGACATGAGGTGCAAGCTGGTCAGATCGGGGAAATCATTGGCCGGAGCCCGATGCTCATGGCGGGTTACTACAAACAGCCGGAACTCACCGCACAGGCGGTCAAGAACGGTTGGTTGTACACGGGAGACCTCGGTTATCTTGATGATGATGGTTTTCTTTATCTCGTGGACCGCAAGAAAGATCTGATTATTTCTGGCGGTGTAAACGTTTATCCTCGGGACATCGAAGAAATTGTGGCGCAGCATCCCGCCGTAAGAGAAGTCGCCGTTTTTGGCGTACCCTCTGAAAAATGGGGCGAAACGCCAGTTGCTGCCGTAACCCTCAAGCAGCAGGACGCCGTAACAGAAACAGATCTGCGTGATTGGGTAAATGAGCATTTAGAAGCACGCTATCAGAGAATCAGTGCTGTAATGATCCTAGAAGATTTCCCACGCAGTGCCGCGGGAAAGACCCTCAAGCGCGTCATGCGCGATGAATACTGGAAGGATCGCCAAATCTAG